Part of the Halopseudomonas maritima genome, AGGTGATACGCAACACCGCGACCAACAGCTCCTCCATGCGCCAGGACCTGCATGCCGGCAGACGCACCGAAATTGACTACATCCTCGGCTACGCCTGCCGTCAGGCTCGCCATGACGGGCTGCCGGTGCCGGCGTTGGAGCGTCTGCTGCAGTCCGCCCAGATCTGTTTGCAGCAGCACCAACTACCCACCGATTGAGCCACCCAACCGGAGAGCACCCCATGGGCTACCGCCTCAGCAAAATCTATACACGCACCGGCGACCGCGGTGATACCGGCCTGGCGGACGGCCAACGTATCCGCAAGGACCATCCAAGAATTGAAGCAATGGGCGATGTTGACGAACTGAACTGCCAACTGGGAGTACTGCTGAGTCAGCTGGAGACGCCAGAACTGGCCGAACTGAAAGCGGCACTGGTGCCGCTGCAGCACCGTCTGTTCGACCTAGGCGGTGAGCTGGCTGTGCCCGGCCACGACATCATCGAAGCAAGCGACGTCGCAGCACTGGAAGCATTGGTGGATGAATACAATGAGGCACTGGCGCCACTGCAGAACTTCATCCTGCCGGGCGGCTCATCGTTGGTGGCGCAGGCTCACCTGGTGCGCAGTGTCTGTCGGCGGGCCGAGCGCCACTACCTGACCCTCGCGGCAGAGCAGAAGGTGAACAACCAATCGGCTATCTACCTTAACCGCCTGTCAGACCTGCTGTTTGTGGTCGCCCGCAGCATCGCGCGCTTGCAGGCTGTCGATGA contains:
- a CDS encoding cob(I)yrinic acid a,c-diamide adenosyltransferase, yielding MGYRLSKIYTRTGDRGDTGLADGQRIRKDHPRIEAMGDVDELNCQLGVLLSQLETPELAELKAALVPLQHRLFDLGGELAVPGHDIIEASDVAALEALVDEYNEALAPLQNFILPGGSSLVAQAHLVRSVCRRAERHYLTLAAEQKVNNQSAIYLNRLSDLLFVVARSIARLQAVDEVLWAPKPKPEA